The sequence GGAAGAGAAAAAGGCCCCTTTACCGTTACAGGTATAACCATAACCCAGTAAGGCGAAAAATAGTCTACGACGCCATCAAATTTATCTATAGTCTATAGTTCTTTATCGCATACTACATGCAACGCAAAAACATCCCCCCCTTCCCTCTATTACTTTTTTATCACAACTAACTACATTTTTACCAATTTTTATTACATTTTATTCACAATGTAGTATTTTTTATTATGAGACCAGTGATCTGGTTGGACACCGCAAAACATATCCAGATTGGCGTAAATATTTAATAAACACGCTGAAAGCAGCACTAAGTCACATGATCTCCACTTTAACAAACCCCGAACTCTTACAAAAAAACAGTTAATACAGCAAAAGCATTAGATGTCGGTATATATTTTGCTGTTCTGTATAGCATATGGCTATAATTCATAGCATAATTTAAACGAAAATATTTTCGAAAAACTTACGAAAAACTTTTTAAAGACAAAAATGCCTCTTTATAAAAGTTGGGAGGGCGTAATGTTTAAATCCAACGTTACAACATCGTTATTATTCTCTTGCATTGCATTCTTATTATCCGTCTCTAGTTTGCATGCCTTAACATTAACACCAGCATCCTTCACGGTGGAGGGCATGACCTATTCACCCAACAAAACAATTTATGACGAGATCGTTAATTTGGGGTATGACCCGCTTGCCGATTATTTTGCTGCAAATTACGATAATCTCATGGAGTCCACGCATTCATCCACTTATACCGCTGGAATTTATGAAAAGAACGATACTGGTTACCTAAAGCCGGAGAACAACATTGGACAGGCAGGAGACGGACTACTGAACGGTGAGGGGGATTATTTCACAAACGGTGCATTTATAGGATACGATAGTGAGGGGCATGCTATCGGATTTGATGATGATGGGAACCCTTATGAGGGGAACGCGCTGCAGGATGTGTATATTAATGATGGAAATGGGCCAATTGATCCAGGCTGGATCATGTTGGCAGAAACCCAAATTAACCCAACGACGGCAGACTATCAAAATTTAGGAGCGGACGGACCTAACATCGGGACTTTATTGCAGATCACTTTTGATTTTTCAGTGAACTGGACAACGGGCAAATGGGTACTTTGGACTGATCCCGATAAACTGGCAGAGGTTGATGAGATATTAGAATACGGGGCTTTTGATAATTTAGCCCTTGTGATTAAAGCTAGCGACGGTTGGGCTGTTTATGATCTTAACTTTAACACCATATTTCGAGAAGAAATAGAAGCCGGCAACACAAACACATTTGGCTTTAAAACTGCTCATACATTGTGGGGCTCATTTACCGATGTCGACTTTGTAAACGATAATAATGAGGTACAGGACATTTCACATCTTTCACTTTGGGCAAGAGATCCAAATCCTTTGTCAGCTGTTCCCGAACCGGCAACACTGCTTCTTTTGGGTTTTGGCCTTTTAGGGATTGCAGGTGTCAGCAAAAGAACAAGCAGAAATATGAATAAGAATTGATTTTTTAGAATAGAGACGCCGGTATCCAGACACTACCCTCGGTTAAATATTTAAGATGGGCCCTTTTATATCAATTGGGCCCTCAACACTCTCTGAGTTTTAGGATTATCCGGTGACGGTCACTAAATTCCGCCCACCTTTTTTTGAATAATAAAGCCTATTGTCGGCTGATTTCAGCATATCTGAAAAATCGTTATCCGTATTAAAAGATATACCGATACTAATTGTTACCGCCAATTTTTGATTTGCATCGCCATAAGCTATTTTTGTGGCCTGAGTAAGGGCCTTCAATGCATTAAATCGTTTCTCAATCTGATTTCGGAAGTCATTTTTATCTTCCCCATCCCTTCCAGATATCACAAAACAGAATTCTTCACCGCCCAGCCTGGCTATCAATTCATTTTGTTTCACGAAATTTTTGAATATCTCTGCCAATTTTTGAAGCACCAGATCACCCACATCATGACCATAAGTATCATTGACCTTTTTAAAATGGTCAACGTCAATCATGGCACAGCACAAGGGCCGATTAAACTGCCGGGATGACAAAAAAAGTTTTTCACCCTTTTCAAAGAAGAACCTGCGGTTATAAAGGCCTGTTAAATAATCCATAATTGCGTCCAATTTAGTCTGCTTCAGCAAACAAATATTTTCAATACACTGGGCGACACGGCAGTAAAACTCTTCTCTGATAAATGATTGTTTAATAATGAAATCATTGGCACCACTTTTAATGAATCTGGCAGCCATGGTTTCGTCTCTTTCTGAGGACATCCCGATAATGGCAAGTTCTTCTTTGCTATAGGCTTCACGAATAGTTTTGCACAAAAGGCACCCATCCATTCCAGGCATATTGAAATCTGTTATAACCAGTTTAATTTCGGGATACCGTTTCAGGGCTTCCAGTGCTTCTTTACCATTTGTAGCTGTGATAAGCTTGTATTGATGCATGTACAACAGATCTGAAATGGCCCTACGAAAAAATAAGGAATCATCTACAATCAAAATTATATGATTTTTATTTGCCTTCAATTTTTTAAGCGATGATAAAAGATAGCCTAAACTGCTTTGATCATCTTTTAGAATGTAATCTACAATCTTTTTAGACCAAACGATTTTTCTTAATTCCGAGTTTATAACACTTGTGAAAACAATTGACGGAATGCCTTTCTGAGTAACGACATCTATAATTTCGCCATTCGTGGCATCCGGGAGTACAAAATCGAGCACTGCGGCAAAATAACGCTGACTGCTATCTAAACAGGGAAGCGTTTCAGCCAAAGATTTTGTCCAGGTCACAGGATCTTTGATTTCTGATTCAAGTGCTTTGACAAGGTCTTTTCCAAAGACCAGATCATCTTCTACCAGTAATATTCTCTCACTTATTTTTTCAGATGACCGCATCAATTAGAATTGTCCTTTTATAAGGATAATATTTTTGAATAAAAACCTATTCACTCAACACAGATGGCTCTACGTTCGTTATCGGCTGGACCACGTTAAAAAAATGAAACTCTGAATCATTCCATAGGCATTATATACTGTTTAATGATATTTCACTACATTATTTAATTATCGTTAAACAACACCTACCAAATTTCAATTGTTGTCAAAAAAACAAGGCGAATAGGAATGAAAAAGCACATCAGCAAAAAGGATCAAGGATTATTTACTATTCATATAAGAATGGCACTTCTCTTGCTATAATATCTATACAGAATGTTTCTGAAAAGGTAACCCGTGGGTAACCACGGCACACAAAACTTATGGGTCCGTCACTGACGGATGGCCGAGTTGCCGAAGAAACAAGTTTTTCCGCCATTCTGGATGCTTGTTTCCTGGCAAGTAACTAGTGCACGAACGAAAACCATTAATTTTGACGATTATTTCGCTTGACGAAAATTTTAATTCCCGAGCGCCAGAGGAGTTTATTTACGCATATGTTGTACCTGCGTGCTGTTAAAATTTACGCTCGCATTTCTACTCGACAAAATTCCAAAGGGTCGTTCAAACACTAATCAATGGAGGTTCAAAATGGAAAAACGACGCAGACTTAGCTTACAGACAATAACGACCATTGCGGCTCTAATGGTGTTGACTCTATTTGTATCCGGCCTTGCTCAAGCGAGCGGCAGTAAACAATTTGTACCAGGGGAACTTCTTATCCAGGTAAAGCCGGGGGTTGAAAAAGGAGCAGTGGATAAGCTTCTTCACTCTCAGGGGGCTGTCACAGCCGGAGAGATAGAAAACATAAAAGTACACCGAATCAAAGTGCCGGAACATGCCCTTGAACAGGTAAAAAAAACGCTGGCAAAAAATCCGAATATCGAATTTGTCGAAGAAAATTTTATTGCTGAGGCAGGATATGTGCCCAATGATGAGCGGTATCCTTCCCAGTGGCACCTGCCGATAATTTCCGCCCCCAGCGCATGGGATCTGACCACAGGTTCCCAAAGCGTTCCCATCGCCATCATCGATTCCGGTGTTGACCCCACCCATCCCGATCTTGCGGACAATCTTATTGCCGGATACAACTTTCTTGGCGACAATACGGATACCCAGGATATTCAAGGACACGGCACGGCTGTAGCCGGGTCTGCCGCAGCTATGACAGATAACCTTACCGGTGTTGCCGGCGTGGCTGGAGACAGTTCGATCATGCCTCTGGTGGTTGTTAACGCTTATGGTTCCGCCACTTATTATGATATCGCCCGGGCCATCAATTACGCGGCTGACCAGGGTGTCAGGATAATGAACATCAGTATCAGTGGCTCAAGTTATTCTTCCACACTTCAAAATGCGGTTGATTATGCCTGGGACAAGGGTGCGGTTATCATTGCCTCTGCAAGTAACTATTCAACTGAAACACCGTACTATCCAGCAGCCTGTACCAATGTGGTTGCAGTATCTGCGACCACTTCTGCCGATACGCTGGCAAGTTTTTCAAATTATGGGGACTGGGTCGATATATCGGCACCAGGCCTCTACATTCTGACAACTACCCGGGGCGGTGGATATGGAAATATGAGCGGAACCTCCTTTTCCTCACCCATCACCGCCGGTGTAGCAGCACTGATTCTTTCGGCCAATCCGTCTTTAAGCAACACCCAAGTTATTGATATCCTTACAAAAAGTGCTGACGATCTGGGAAGTACCGGGTTTGACAACTATTTCGGTTACGGCAGAGTAAACGCACATCAGAGCATTCTGACGGCATTGGCTGCTGTGCCGGATGAGGATACTGTTGACCCTTACGTGAACATTACATCACCCCAAAACGACACAACCGTCAACGGCAGTCTAACTGTCAGCGTTACAGCAGTGGACGACAGTGGCGTGGAACGGGTTGAACTATACGTTAACGGCGAAGTTTTAGCGTCTGATACCACATCACCCTACACTTTTGCCTGGGACACTTACGGCTATGCAAACAGCGAATATGAACTGATGGCCGTGGCCTATGACACTTCTGGAAATGCAGGTTGGTCCAATGTTATTACAGTGACTATAGCAAATGAAAGTGACGATGATATACTGCCTCCGGTTGTTGCCATTACATCAATCCAAAATGGCACTTCTGTCAGTGGCGGTATCACTGTAGATGTCTCTGCCACGGATGAGAGCGGTGTGGTTCAGGTGGAACTCTATGTTGACGGTGAGTTTCTTGACGAAGATATTACCTCCCCCTATGCATTTTTCTGGGACACCACGGCCCATACCAACGGTACATACGCGTTAGTGGCCATTGCCTATGATCCGGCCGGAAACAAAGGCGTATCCGAAGTAATCACGGTGAGTGTTGACAACGCCATCTTTCAAGACACCGAAGCGCCTGTCGTGACCATTACTT is a genomic window of uncultured Desulfobacter sp. containing:
- a CDS encoding diguanylate cyclase translates to MRSSEKISERILLVEDDLVFGKDLVKALESEIKDPVTWTKSLAETLPCLDSSQRYFAAVLDFVLPDATNGEIIDVVTQKGIPSIVFTSVINSELRKIVWSKKIVDYILKDDQSSLGYLLSSLKKLKANKNHIILIVDDSLFFRRAISDLLYMHQYKLITATNGKEALEALKRYPEIKLVITDFNMPGMDGCLLCKTIREAYSKEELAIIGMSSERDETMAARFIKSGANDFIIKQSFIREEFYCRVAQCIENICLLKQTKLDAIMDYLTGLYNRRFFFEKGEKLFLSSRQFNRPLCCAMIDVDHFKKVNDTYGHDVGDLVLQKLAEIFKNFVKQNELIARLGGEEFCFVISGRDGEDKNDFRNQIEKRFNALKALTQATKIAYGDANQKLAVTISIGISFNTDNDFSDMLKSADNRLYYSKKGGRNLVTVTG
- a CDS encoding S8 family serine peptidase, which encodes MEKRRRLSLQTITTIAALMVLTLFVSGLAQASGSKQFVPGELLIQVKPGVEKGAVDKLLHSQGAVTAGEIENIKVHRIKVPEHALEQVKKTLAKNPNIEFVEENFIAEAGYVPNDERYPSQWHLPIISAPSAWDLTTGSQSVPIAIIDSGVDPTHPDLADNLIAGYNFLGDNTDTQDIQGHGTAVAGSAAAMTDNLTGVAGVAGDSSIMPLVVVNAYGSATYYDIARAINYAADQGVRIMNISISGSSYSSTLQNAVDYAWDKGAVIIASASNYSTETPYYPAACTNVVAVSATTSADTLASFSNYGDWVDISAPGLYILTTTRGGGYGNMSGTSFSSPITAGVAALILSANPSLSNTQVIDILTKSADDLGSTGFDNYFGYGRVNAHQSILTALAAVPDEDTVDPYVNITSPQNDTTVNGSLTVSVTAVDDSGVERVELYVNGEVLASDTTSPYTFAWDTYGYANSEYELMAVAYDTSGNAGWSNVITVTIANESDDDILPPVVAITSIQNGTSVSGGITVDVSATDESGVVQVELYVDGEFLDEDITSPYAFFWDTTAHTNGTYALVAIAYDPAGNKGVSEVITVSVDNAIFQDTEAPVVTITSPGDGASIGNRETVQASASDAGGINRMELFMNGELKAVKYKSELSWNWNTRKLSNGTYTISVKAFDTAGNEGVDTITVYK
- a CDS encoding PEP-CTERM sorting domain-containing protein — its product is MFKSNVTTSLLFSCIAFLLSVSSLHALTLTPASFTVEGMTYSPNKTIYDEIVNLGYDPLADYFAANYDNLMESTHSSTYTAGIYEKNDTGYLKPENNIGQAGDGLLNGEGDYFTNGAFIGYDSEGHAIGFDDDGNPYEGNALQDVYINDGNGPIDPGWIMLAETQINPTTADYQNLGADGPNIGTLLQITFDFSVNWTTGKWVLWTDPDKLAEVDEILEYGAFDNLALVIKASDGWAVYDLNFNTIFREEIEAGNTNTFGFKTAHTLWGSFTDVDFVNDNNEVQDISHLSLWARDPNPLSAVPEPATLLLLGFGLLGIAGVSKRTSRNMNKN